One window from the genome of Myxococcales bacterium encodes:
- the gcvT gene encoding glycine cleavage system aminomethyltransferase GcvT, producing the protein MSSPRRTPLYALHKQLGAKTIDFGGWDMPVQYPTGTIAEHKAVRAAAGLFDVSHMGEFVLKGPGAQATVARLATNDVAGAAVGKAVYSLLCLPSGGIVDDCIFYKRADDHYFVIVNASNIGKDLAWMREHNHGTCDLIDVSDETSLIAIQGPRAVEIVDKLADSNVSHLPSFSFTDCHVAGIAATVARTGYTGEDGFELAVANADAERLWRALLETGTPLGCVNVGLGARDSLRLEAKLPLYGNDIDATTSPLEAQLGWAVKLDRHDFIGKDALLAQKQQGVTRQLVGFTIAERAIARHGYAVVDRSASTSAALGTVTSGGPGISVPGSIGMAYVPTAFAAPGTSLTIDCRGKDVAATVVKGKFYKRPA; encoded by the coding sequence GTGAGCTCACCGCGACGCACCCCGCTTTACGCCCTTCACAAACAGCTTGGCGCCAAGACCATCGATTTTGGCGGTTGGGATATGCCGGTGCAATACCCGACGGGGACGATCGCGGAGCACAAGGCGGTGCGCGCCGCGGCCGGACTTTTTGACGTCTCCCATATGGGCGAGTTTGTGCTTAAGGGCCCTGGCGCCCAAGCCACCGTGGCGCGGCTCGCCACCAACGATGTTGCCGGCGCCGCCGTCGGCAAGGCAGTGTATTCGCTGCTGTGCCTACCCTCGGGCGGCATCGTCGATGATTGCATATTTTATAAACGAGCCGACGACCACTACTTCGTCATCGTCAACGCCTCCAACATCGGCAAAGACCTCGCGTGGATGCGCGAACACAACCACGGCACCTGCGATCTCATTGACGTTTCGGACGAGACGTCGCTCATCGCGATCCAAGGCCCCAGGGCCGTCGAGATCGTCGACAAATTGGCCGACTCCAACGTCAGCCACCTGCCCTCGTTTTCGTTTACGGATTGCCACGTCGCGGGCATCGCGGCCACCGTGGCGCGCACGGGCTACACCGGCGAGGATGGGTTTGAGCTGGCAGTCGCGAATGCCGACGCCGAAAGATTGTGGCGGGCACTGCTTGAGACCGGCACCCCGCTAGGTTGCGTCAACGTTGGCTTGGGCGCTCGCGACAGCCTTCGGCTCGAAGCCAAGCTGCCGCTCTACGGCAACGATATCGATGCCACCACGAGTCCGCTTGAAGCCCAATTGGGCTGGGCAGTTAAGCTTGACCGCCATGACTTTATTGGCAAAGACGCCCTGTTGGCGCAGAAGCAACAAGGCGTGACTCGGCAATTGGTCGGGTTTACGATTGCCGAACGCGCCATCGCACGGCATGGGTATGCAGTGGTGGATCGGAGCGCATCAACGAGCGCCGCGCTTGGCACGGTAACGAGCGGCGGTCCTGGCATTTCCGTGCCCGGTTCCATCGGGATGGCCTATGTGCCCACGGCCTTCGCCGCGCCCGGCACCTCGCTGACGATCGACTGTCGCGGCAAGGACGTCGCGGCGACCGTCGTCAAGGGCAAGTTCTACAAGCGCCCCGCCTGA
- the gcvH gene encoding glycine cleavage system protein GcvH — MSFTPDLKYTNDHEWLRVTAATAQIGITQFAVEQLGDITLIDLPKVGDALTKGERFGTVESVKSVSDLYAPVSGKVAKINPALVAAPELVNSDPYAAGWMVEIEGFSGADIEALLDPTAYGKLVANQ; from the coding sequence GTGTCATTTACTCCCGATCTAAAATATACCAACGACCACGAATGGCTGCGCGTTACCGCCGCTACCGCCCAGATTGGGATCACGCAATTTGCCGTCGAACAACTCGGTGATATCACGCTCATCGACCTGCCGAAGGTCGGCGATGCCCTCACCAAGGGGGAGCGATTTGGCACCGTCGAAAGCGTGAAATCAGTTTCCGACCTTTATGCCCCAGTGTCCGGCAAGGTTGCCAAGATTAATCCCGCGCTGGTCGCGGCGCCAGAGCTGGTCAACTCAGACCCTTACGCTGCGGGCTGGATGGTTGAAATTGAAGGGTTTAGCGGCGCTGATATTGAAGCGCTGCTCGACCCGACCGCTTACGGCAAGCTTGTGGCAAACCAGTGA